From a single Candidatus Nanopelagicales bacterium genomic region:
- a CDS encoding class I tRNA ligase family protein has protein sequence MEPSTTADVYDPELLQHTWLPVWDELQPFRSGDPADQRPKKYVLDMFPYPSGDLHMGHAEAYALGDVLARYWVQRGFNVLHPIGWDAFGLPAENAAIKRGVDPTAWTYENIEQQKSSMRRYACSFDWDRVLNTCDPEYYRWNQWLFLRMFERGLAYRKDSQVNWCPNDQTVLANEQVVNGRCERCDALVTKKKLTQWYLRITDYADRLLADMEQLQGAWPEKVLLMQRNWIGRSTGAEVDFAIEGRAEPVTVYTTRPDTLFGATFFVVAADSDLAAELATGSPAEQEFADYVERVKLTSELDRLATDREKTGVFLHRYAVNPVNGARLPIWASDYVLADYGTGAIMAVPAHDQRDLDFARTFDLPVQVVVEAGEDPNETGVATVRRRCHGQQRTVERAGQGRSDHADHRDPGRARNRPTRGELPAARLAHLAAALLGNPHPDHPLSRLRRGAGARRPTAGAAARSRGSGPHPAGILTTRGSDIVACRGVPRLRCGRATRPRHHGHVRRLVVVLPAVPRSPQRDRPIRPAAGAGVVAGRPVRRRRHPRDSAPAVRAVLHQGPARHGHARLHRTVHPVAQPGHGRHERFRHVQVPREPGATDRRARRQRGRCRTADAWCSPVLPRMTSTGPMSRRREPNGSSHGPGGWLGDVTSSPGSDVAQGDLGVRQATHRAVDEAQTAVESFRFNVAVARTMELVNVLRKAVDARCRRRRPRGA, from the coding sequence ATGGAACCCAGCACGACCGCCGACGTCTACGACCCGGAACTGTTGCAGCACACGTGGCTGCCGGTGTGGGACGAGTTGCAGCCGTTCCGGTCCGGGGACCCCGCCGACCAGCGGCCGAAGAAGTACGTGCTCGACATGTTCCCGTACCCGTCCGGCGACTTGCACATGGGCCATGCCGAGGCCTACGCCCTGGGCGACGTTCTGGCGCGCTACTGGGTCCAGCGCGGCTTCAACGTCCTGCACCCGATCGGGTGGGACGCTTTCGGGCTGCCCGCCGAGAACGCGGCCATCAAACGCGGTGTCGATCCCACCGCCTGGACCTACGAGAACATCGAACAGCAGAAATCGTCCATGCGCCGCTACGCCTGTTCGTTCGACTGGGACCGCGTGCTCAACACCTGCGATCCGGAGTACTACCGGTGGAACCAGTGGCTGTTCCTGCGCATGTTCGAGCGCGGGCTGGCCTACCGGAAAGACTCCCAGGTCAACTGGTGCCCCAACGACCAGACGGTGCTCGCCAATGAGCAGGTGGTCAACGGCCGGTGCGAACGCTGTGACGCCCTGGTCACGAAGAAGAAACTCACCCAGTGGTACCTGCGCATCACCGACTACGCCGACCGACTGCTGGCCGACATGGAGCAACTGCAGGGCGCCTGGCCCGAGAAGGTACTGCTCATGCAGCGCAACTGGATCGGCCGTTCGACGGGAGCCGAGGTCGACTTCGCGATCGAAGGCCGCGCTGAGCCCGTCACCGTCTACACGACCCGACCAGACACTCTGTTCGGCGCGACGTTCTTCGTGGTTGCCGCGGACAGCGATCTGGCCGCCGAACTCGCGACGGGCTCCCCGGCGGAGCAGGAATTCGCGGACTACGTCGAGCGGGTGAAGCTGACCAGCGAACTCGACAGACTGGCCACCGATCGCGAGAAGACCGGGGTCTTCCTGCACCGCTACGCGGTCAATCCCGTCAACGGCGCTCGACTGCCGATCTGGGCCAGTGACTACGTCCTGGCCGACTATGGGACGGGCGCCATCATGGCGGTGCCCGCCCACGACCAGCGCGACCTGGACTTCGCCAGGACGTTCGATCTCCCCGTGCAAGTCGTGGTCGAAGCGGGGGAGGACCCGAACGAAACCGGTGTCGCGACCGTCCGACGACGGTGTCATGGTCAACAGCGGACCGTTGAACGGGCTGGCCAAGGACGAAGCGATCACGCGGATCATCGAGATCCTGGCCGAGCGCGGAACCGCCCGACCCGCGGTGAACTACCGGCTGCGCGACTGGCTCATCTCGCGGCAGCGCTACTGGGGAACCCCCATCCCGATCATCCACTGTCCCGACTGCGGCGAGGTGCCGGTGCCCGACGACCAACTGCCGGTGCTGCTGCCCGCAGCCGAGGGTCTGGACCTCACCCCGCAGGGATCCTCACCACTCGGGGCAGCGACATCGTGGCGTGCCGTGGCGTGCCCCGCCTGCGGTGCGGCCGCGCAACGCGACCCCGACACCATGGACACGTTCGTCGACTCGTCGTGGTACTTCCTGCGGTTCCTCGATCCCCACAACGAGACCGCCCCATTCGACCCGCGGCAGGCGCGGGAGTGGTTGCCGGTCGACCAGTACGTCGGCGGCGTCACCCACGCGATTCTGCACCTGCTGTACGCGCGGTTCTTCACCAAGGTCCTGCACGACATGGGCATGCTCGACTTCACCGAACCGTTCACCCGGTTGCTCAACCAGGGCATGGTCGTCATGAACGGTTCCGCCATGTCCAAGTCCCGCGGGAACCTGGTGCGACTGACCGACGAGCTCGCCGACAACGGGGTCGATGCCGTACGGCTGACGCATGGTGTTCGCCGGTCCTCCCGAGGATGACATCGACTGGGCCGATGTCTCGCCGGCGGGAGCCAAACGGTTCCTCGCACGGGCCTGGCGGCTGGCTCGGCGACGTGACCAGTTCCCCCGGGAGCGATGTGGCCCAGGGTGATCTCGGGGTGCGCCAAGCCACCCACCGTGCGGTGGACGAGGCACAAACCGCCGTGGAGTCGTTCCGCTTCAATGTCGCGGTCGCCCGCACCATGGAACTGGTCAATGTGCTGCGCAAGGCCGTCGATGCGAGATGTCGGCGGCGCCGACCCCGCGGTGCGTGA
- a CDS encoding SGNH/GDSL hydrolase family protein yields MTSSAHLLVLGDSLAFHGPVRAEVPDHPDLFANVAARALGDDVHVDIVARMGWTARDGWWALTKDPMVWGRYLPRASGLVVSLGHFDQLPAALPTWWRESIPYVRPGAVRRRIRSAYSAGAPALIRAFDGRMTQLSPRATSHLLGRIVTSVRHLYPELPIVRLAPSPWDSCLYPVQRSHEPAVAAAREWSAMFDVPLVEVDPLVSTATNNPDGLHWGWDSHERVGTATAKALLAAGWEI; encoded by the coding sequence GTGACCAGTTCAGCTCACCTCCTCGTTCTGGGGGACTCACTGGCCTTTCACGGTCCGGTGCGAGCCGAGGTCCCGGATCATCCCGACCTGTTCGCCAACGTCGCCGCGCGCGCACTCGGTGACGATGTCCACGTCGACATCGTCGCCCGGATGGGATGGACCGCGCGCGATGGCTGGTGGGCTCTCACCAAGGACCCCATGGTCTGGGGCCGGTACCTACCTCGAGCATCGGGACTCGTCGTCTCGCTCGGCCACTTCGACCAGTTGCCCGCCGCGCTACCCACGTGGTGGCGCGAGTCGATCCCGTACGTACGACCGGGCGCCGTGCGTCGTCGAATCCGCTCCGCCTACTCGGCGGGGGCGCCTGCACTGATTCGAGCATTCGACGGACGAATGACCCAGTTGTCGCCGCGCGCCACATCCCACCTCTTGGGCCGCATCGTCACCTCCGTCCGGCACCTGTACCCGGAGCTTCCCATCGTCCGCTTGGCGCCGTCGCCGTGGGACAGTTGCCTCTACCCGGTTCAGCGATCACACGAGCCCGCGGTCGCAGCCGCGCGGGAATGGTCCGCGATGTTCGATGTCCCCCTGGTCGAGGTGGACCCGCTGGTGTCGACGGCCACGAACAACCCCGACGGTCTGCACTGGGGGTGGGACTCGCACGAGCGGGTCGGAACCGCCACGGCCAAGGCGTTGCTCGCAGCCGGATGGGAGATCTGA
- a CDS encoding histidine phosphatase family protein yields MTRHAILWRHGRTEWNHAQRFQGQLDVPLDDVGREQASRAAAVLAHRQPALIVSSDLSRATATASALAEVSGRPVISDPDLREAHAGRWQGRTHAEIAQDDGPALDRWRTASDVRPGGVGETRSEVAARVAAAVNRHMAAVPADGCAVFVTHGGAARAAVAQLLGLALLDWQRMAVLRNCAWAVLEVDRFGSWRLESYNAGLDLPGVAPIPTEVRDGIV; encoded by the coding sequence TTGACGCGCCACGCGATCCTGTGGCGGCACGGCCGCACCGAATGGAACCACGCCCAGCGATTCCAGGGTCAACTCGACGTGCCACTCGACGACGTGGGGCGCGAGCAGGCCTCTCGGGCGGCGGCTGTCCTGGCGCATCGGCAGCCGGCCCTCATCGTCAGCAGCGACCTATCGCGGGCCACGGCCACGGCATCGGCGTTGGCCGAAGTGTCCGGGCGGCCGGTGATCTCCGACCCCGATCTGCGGGAAGCTCATGCCGGCCGGTGGCAAGGCCGCACCCACGCCGAGATCGCACAAGACGATGGCCCTGCACTCGATCGGTGGCGCACCGCCTCGGATGTGCGCCCCGGCGGTGTCGGCGAGACCAGGTCCGAAGTGGCCGCCCGCGTGGCCGCCGCCGTGAATCGCCACATGGCAGCCGTTCCGGCTGACGGATGTGCCGTCTTCGTCACCCATGGCGGTGCTGCGCGAGCCGCGGTCGCACAGTTGTTGGGGCTCGCCTTGTTGGACTGGCAGCGCATGGCGGTGTTGCGCAACTGCGCCTGGGCCGTGCTCGAAGTCGATCGCTTCGGATCGTGGCGACTCGAGAGCTACAACGCGGGACTCGACCTGCCCGGAGTCGCCCCGATCCCGACGGAGGTTCGGGACGGTATCGTCTGA
- the rsfS gene encoding ribosome silencing factor, translating into MTASAEAVEWARVAAAAAYDKKATDVVAFDVSDVLFITDIFVICSGSNPRQVGAIVDEIETRVKQAGAPSVRTEGQREGRWVLLDFVDLVVHVQLDDERLTYGLERLWHDRPQLDLSDIESAS; encoded by the coding sequence ATGACGGCGAGCGCTGAAGCGGTCGAGTGGGCGCGCGTGGCCGCCGCGGCCGCCTACGACAAGAAGGCCACTGATGTCGTCGCGTTCGACGTCAGTGATGTGTTGTTCATCACCGACATCTTCGTGATCTGTTCTGGCTCCAACCCCCGCCAGGTCGGCGCCATCGTCGACGAGATCGAGACCCGCGTGAAACAGGCGGGTGCCCCGTCCGTGCGTACCGAGGGACAGCGCGAAGGGCGGTGGGTCCTGCTCGATTTCGTGGACCTCGTCGTTCACGTGCAACTCGACGATGAGCGTCTGACCTACGGGCTCGAACGCCTGTGGCACGACCGGCCCCAACTGGACCTGTCCGACATCGAAAGCGCCAGTTGA
- a CDS encoding lysoplasmalogenase: MTGAAWLAILVAVVAAPVDWWAVARERLETEYVAKPLVLVALIAAAAALTPGDAAVRTAVVVGLTLGLIGDVLLMLDRFIPGAAAFLLGHLAYLVAFLLVPQKGPFLFAGAIVIGILLGLVARPVVAGARQRSTTLTVVIVAYLIVLGAVVVFGFGTGNPWLMAGVLLFAVSDALLAYGRFVGSAPGGRVAVHVTYHLAQLLIVLSLPTLV; this comes from the coding sequence ATGACCGGTGCCGCCTGGCTCGCGATCCTGGTGGCGGTGGTGGCCGCCCCGGTCGATTGGTGGGCTGTCGCGCGCGAGCGACTCGAGACCGAGTACGTCGCCAAACCCCTGGTGCTGGTCGCGTTGATCGCTGCCGCAGCGGCCCTGACGCCCGGCGATGCGGCGGTGCGCACGGCTGTGGTGGTCGGCCTCACGCTGGGGCTGATCGGGGATGTGCTGCTGATGCTGGATCGCTTCATCCCTGGGGCCGCGGCGTTCCTGCTCGGACACCTCGCGTACCTCGTGGCCTTCCTCCTGGTTCCCCAGAAAGGCCCGTTCCTCTTCGCCGGCGCGATCGTCATCGGCATCCTGCTGGGCCTGGTCGCGCGGCCAGTCGTGGCAGGCGCGCGCCAGCGATCCACCACGTTGACCGTCGTGATCGTCGCCTACCTGATCGTCCTCGGCGCCGTCGTCGTGTTCGGCTTCGGCACCGGCAACCCCTGGCTCATGGCCGGGGTCCTCTTGTTCGCGGTGTCCGACGCTCTGCTCGCGTACGGCCGTTTCGTGGGTTCCGCGCCCGGTGGGCGCGTGGCCGTCCACGTGACCTACCACCTGGCCCAACTGCTGATCGTGCTGTCACTGCCGACATTGGTGTAG